The following proteins come from a genomic window of Halomarina ordinaria:
- a CDS encoding transcriptional regulator, which translates to MRTESETTRQRIADHLRHEPAAPGTLATEFGVRTGTVLSHVEHIAQSLAPTDEQLLVAPPTCRECGFDAFDDLVNRPSRCPDCKSEAVEEPTFTIR; encoded by the coding sequence ATGCGCACGGAGTCAGAGACCACCCGCCAGCGCATCGCCGACCACCTCCGTCACGAACCCGCCGCCCCGGGCACCCTCGCCACCGAGTTCGGCGTCCGGACCGGGACCGTCCTCTCGCACGTCGAGCACATCGCGCAGTCGCTCGCGCCGACCGACGAGCAGTTGCTCGTCGCGCCGCCGACGTGCCGCGAGTGCGGCTTCGACGCCTTCGACGACCTGGTGAACCGCCCCTCGCGCTGTCCCGACTGCAAGAGCGAGGCCGTCGAGGAGCCGACGTTCACCATTCGATAG
- a CDS encoding aminotransferase class IV, protein MTDTSRYHVNGTLVPAADAAVSVRDRGFQYGDAAFETLRAYGGEVFEWDAHRERLERTCATLGMPGAVPEDLALRVAETLDANDLADAYVRVSVTRGVQPGRLTPAEAVDPSVVVLVEPLPRGGLDGESVWDGPAVVQSVKTRRTAPAALPPDAKTHNYLNGILARLELRRASTETYRPDEALMRDAEGYVAEGATSNLFFVDDGTLKTPAEGSLLPGVTRRVVLDLAGEESFPVETGRYTPDDVRGADEAFLTNTTWEVRPVARVDGIAVGGGPITRLLARLFDALVEERCY, encoded by the coding sequence ATGACCGACACCAGTCGATATCACGTGAACGGTACCCTCGTCCCCGCGGCCGACGCCGCGGTGAGCGTCCGCGACCGGGGGTTCCAGTACGGCGACGCCGCCTTCGAGACGCTCCGCGCCTACGGCGGCGAGGTCTTCGAGTGGGACGCCCACCGCGAGCGCCTCGAACGCACCTGCGCGACCCTCGGGATGCCCGGGGCGGTCCCCGAGGACCTCGCGCTCCGGGTCGCGGAGACGCTCGACGCGAACGACCTCGCCGACGCCTACGTCCGCGTCTCGGTGACGCGCGGCGTCCAGCCGGGGCGACTCACGCCCGCCGAGGCGGTCGACCCCTCGGTCGTCGTCCTGGTCGAACCGCTCCCGCGCGGCGGCCTCGACGGCGAGTCGGTGTGGGACGGCCCCGCCGTCGTCCAGTCGGTGAAGACGCGTCGCACTGCCCCCGCGGCGCTCCCCCCCGACGCGAAGACCCACAACTACCTCAACGGCATCCTCGCGCGCCTCGAACTCCGGCGGGCCTCGACGGAGACGTACCGGCCCGACGAGGCCCTGATGCGCGACGCCGAGGGGTACGTCGCCGAGGGGGCGACGAGCAACCTCTTCTTCGTCGACGACGGCACGCTCAAGACGCCCGCCGAGGGGTCGCTCCTCCCCGGCGTCACGCGACGGGTCGTCCTCGACCTCGCCGGCGAGGAGTCGTTTCCGGTCGAGACCGGCCGCTACACCCCCGACGACGTGCGCGGGGCCGACGAGGCGTTCCTCACGAACACGACGTGGGAGGTCCGTCCGGTCGCGCGCGTCGACGGTATCGCGGTGGGCGGCGGCCCCATCACCCGCCTGCTCGCGCGCCTGTTCGACGCGCTCGTCGAGGAACGCTGTTACTGA
- a CDS encoding saccharopine dehydrogenase family protein, translated as MTLLVYGSYGYTGRLVVDRLADRETEDVVLAGRSPDDLEAQAAETEVPARAFTLAHPSVVERHLADVDAVLNCAGPFSRTAKPLVDACLATGTDYLDITGEVGVFERLAARDAEAEAADVTVLPGVGFDVVPTDCLGAHLADAVPDATHLALGFQATGSISRGTLRTAVEGIGEGGAVRREGRIEGVDSTHRTRTIDFGRGPTHAVTVPWGDVATAYHSTGVPNVEVYMAVPERALRALSATDRLAPLLDREWVQGALSTVVDRTVEGPDERTREEGAGYVWGEITDGEETRVARLRTPETYSLTAMTAVEAAERTLAGDAPTGYQTPSSAFGADFVLDFEGVVREDAHEPDSRDQ; from the coding sequence ATGACGCTCCTCGTCTACGGCTCGTACGGCTACACCGGCCGCCTCGTCGTCGACCGCCTCGCGGACCGCGAAACCGAAGACGTCGTCCTCGCGGGCCGGTCCCCCGATGACCTCGAAGCGCAGGCCGCCGAGACCGAGGTCCCGGCGCGGGCGTTCACGCTCGCACACCCCTCGGTCGTCGAGCGCCACCTCGCCGACGTCGACGCCGTGCTCAACTGCGCGGGGCCGTTCTCCCGGACGGCGAAGCCGCTCGTCGACGCCTGCCTCGCCACCGGGACCGACTACCTCGACATCACGGGCGAGGTCGGCGTCTTCGAGCGACTGGCCGCGCGCGACGCGGAGGCCGAGGCGGCGGACGTGACCGTCCTCCCGGGCGTCGGTTTCGACGTGGTGCCGACCGACTGTCTCGGCGCTCACCTCGCGGACGCGGTCCCGGACGCGACGCACCTCGCGCTCGGGTTCCAGGCGACCGGGTCCATCTCCCGCGGGACGCTCCGGACGGCCGTTGAGGGCATCGGGGAGGGCGGTGCGGTCCGCCGCGAGGGCCGCATCGAGGGGGTCGACAGCACCCACCGCACGCGGACCATCGACTTCGGGCGCGGCCCGACCCACGCCGTGACGGTCCCCTGGGGGGACGTGGCGACGGCGTACCACTCGACGGGCGTCCCGAACGTCGAGGTGTACATGGCCGTCCCCGAGCGGGCGCTCCGGGCGCTCTCGGCGACCGACCGTCTCGCGCCGCTGCTCGACCGCGAGTGGGTGCAGGGGGCGCTCTCGACCGTCGTCGACCGGACCGTCGAGGGCCCCGACGAGCGGACCCGCGAGGAGGGGGCGGGCTACGTCTGGGGGGAGATAACCGACGGCGAGGAGACACGCGTGGCGCGCCTCCGGACGCCGGAGACCTATTCGCTGACGGCGATGACCGCCGTCGAGGCGGCCGAGCGGACGCTCGCCGGCGACGCGCCCACGGGGTACCAGACGCCGTCGTCGGCCTTCGGCGCGGACTTCGTCCTCGACTTCGAGGGCGTCGTCCGCGAGGACGCCCACGAACCGGATTCCAGGGATCAGTAA
- a CDS encoding diphthine--ammonia ligase, whose product MHPWVSLFSGGKDSSWALYRALEADHPVERLVTVHPAGDSYMYHVPATDLAALAAESVGIPLVSVRPDDFGAEDVDDAGAQGDAELEPLEAALADLARDLGGIGGVTAGAVESSFQTDRIRAMCERLDAALFAPLWQEEPRDLADAMLDAGFEIRIVQVAAAGLDESWLGRTLDAAALADLETLNDRYGVHILGEGGEFETLVTDAPHMDRRIELAYETEWDGTRGRLRIEDAWLD is encoded by the coding sequence ATGCACCCCTGGGTCAGCCTCTTCTCCGGCGGCAAGGACTCCTCGTGGGCGCTCTATCGCGCCCTGGAGGCCGACCACCCCGTCGAACGCCTCGTCACCGTCCACCCCGCCGGCGACTCCTACATGTACCACGTCCCGGCGACCGACCTCGCGGCGCTCGCCGCCGAGTCCGTCGGCATCCCCCTCGTCTCCGTCCGGCCGGACGACTTCGGCGCCGAGGACGTCGACGACGCGGGCGCGCAGGGCGACGCCGAACTCGAACCGCTGGAGGCCGCCCTCGCGGACCTCGCACGCGACCTCGGCGGCATCGGCGGGGTGACCGCCGGCGCCGTCGAGAGCTCCTTCCAGACCGACCGCATCCGGGCGATGTGCGAACGCCTCGACGCGGCGCTGTTCGCCCCCCTCTGGCAGGAAGAGCCCCGCGACCTCGCGGACGCGATGCTCGACGCCGGCTTCGAGATACGTATCGTGCAGGTGGCCGCCGCCGGCCTCGACGAGTCGTGGCTCGGGCGCACCCTCGACGCCGCCGCCCTCGCCGACCTCGAAACCCTCAACGACCGCTACGGCGTCCACATCCTGGGGGAGGGCGGCGAGTTCGAGACGCTGGTGACCGACGCCCCCCACATGGACCGGCGCATCGAACTAGCGTACGAGACGGAGTGGGACGGGACGCGGGGGCGCCTGCGCATCGAGGACGCCTGGCTCGACTAG
- the sppA gene encoding signal peptide peptidase SppA has translation MATQNGSGGAVVRTLITLVAAGVAAVVGFLLFVVVPDRATAFGVLLALLVGLVGARVGQQVASRVLPGYNVAEVAVEGPISRSGRGPGPTRSRGTPADDVVDQIEAADDDDNADALLLKLNTPGGEVLPSDDIRLAAAAFDGPTVAYATDTCASGGYWIASGCDELWARETSVVGSIGVIGSRVNAKEFADDLGLQYERFAAGRYKDAGTALKEVSDDERAYLQGLIDDYYDHFVERVAEGRELSPDLIRDTEARVYLGEQAFELGLVDRLGTRDDVVEHVEDLLGTDVSVATFEPQRSMRERLSIGAESVAYAVGAGIAGRFGEEGELTIRL, from the coding sequence ATGGCAACGCAGAACGGTAGCGGAGGGGCGGTCGTCCGCACGCTCATCACCCTCGTGGCGGCGGGCGTGGCCGCCGTCGTCGGCTTCCTGCTCTTCGTCGTCGTCCCCGACCGGGCGACCGCCTTCGGCGTCCTCCTCGCGCTGCTCGTGGGGCTGGTCGGTGCCCGCGTCGGACAGCAGGTGGCGAGTCGGGTGCTCCCCGGGTACAACGTCGCCGAGGTGGCCGTCGAAGGGCCCATCTCCCGGTCCGGTCGCGGGCCGGGACCGACCCGCTCGCGGGGGACGCCCGCCGACGACGTCGTCGACCAGATAGAGGCGGCCGACGACGACGACAACGCGGACGCCCTGCTGTTGAAGCTCAACACGCCCGGCGGGGAGGTCCTCCCGAGCGACGACATCCGGCTGGCGGCGGCGGCGTTCGACGGCCCGACCGTCGCCTACGCGACGGACACCTGCGCCAGCGGCGGCTACTGGATAGCGAGCGGCTGTGACGAACTGTGGGCGCGCGAGACGAGCGTCGTCGGCTCCATCGGCGTCATCGGCTCGCGGGTGAACGCCAAGGAGTTCGCCGACGACCTCGGCCTGCAGTACGAGCGCTTCGCCGCCGGCCGGTACAAGGACGCCGGGACCGCCCTCAAGGAGGTCTCCGACGACGAGCGCGCCTACCTCCAGGGACTCATCGACGACTACTACGACCACTTCGTCGAGCGGGTCGCCGAGGGACGGGAGCTCTCACCGGACCTGATTCGCGACACCGAGGCGCGGGTGTACCTCGGCGAGCAGGCGTTCGAACTCGGCCTCGTCGACCGCCTCGGCACGCGCGACGACGTCGTCGAGCACGTCGAGGACCTGCTCGGCACGGACGTGAGCGTGGCGACGTTCGAACCGCAGCGCTCGATGCGCGAGCGCCTCAGCATCGGCGCCGAGTCGGTCGCCTACGCCGTCGGCGCCGGCATCGCCGGGCGGTTCGGCGAGGAGGGGGAACTGACGATTCGGCTCTAG
- a CDS encoding NDP-sugar synthase, producing MYAVVLAGGYATRLWPITRHRPKMLLPVGETTVIDRILTELEADDRVEEVFVSTNERFAGDFEEHIDDAGYEKASLSIEETVAEREKFGVIGALAQLVDREGVDDDLLVVAGDNLMGFDMGDFLDDFDARGAPTLAAYDVGSRERAKAYGLLALDGDRVVDFQEKPDDPKSTLVSIACYAFPESSVRFAEYLEGDNNPDEPGWFIEWLQAEEPVYAYCFEEPWFDIGTPEAYLEAVAWALGGENRVASDVDTDGCSLGENVHVMPGATLEDVSLSNTVVFPGTDIADADLSDTIVDEHCSIEGKELHGSLVGSYSRLQ from the coding sequence ATGTACGCAGTCGTCTTGGCCGGTGGCTACGCGACGCGACTCTGGCCTATCACCCGCCACCGTCCGAAGATGCTCCTCCCCGTCGGCGAGACGACGGTCATCGACCGCATCCTGACCGAACTCGAGGCGGACGACCGCGTCGAGGAGGTCTTCGTCAGCACGAACGAGCGCTTCGCGGGCGACTTCGAGGAGCACATCGACGACGCCGGCTACGAGAAGGCCTCCCTCTCCATCGAGGAGACGGTCGCCGAGCGCGAGAAGTTCGGCGTCATCGGCGCGCTCGCCCAACTGGTCGACCGCGAGGGCGTCGACGACGACCTGCTGGTCGTCGCGGGCGACAACCTCATGGGCTTCGACATGGGCGACTTCCTCGACGACTTCGACGCCCGCGGCGCACCCACCCTCGCGGCCTACGACGTCGGCTCGCGCGAACGCGCGAAAGCCTACGGCCTGCTCGCGCTCGACGGCGACCGGGTCGTCGACTTCCAGGAGAAACCCGACGACCCCAAGAGCACGCTCGTCTCCATCGCCTGCTACGCCTTCCCCGAGTCGTCGGTCCGCTTCGCGGAGTACCTGGAGGGCGACAACAACCCCGACGAACCGGGCTGGTTCATCGAGTGGCTTCAGGCCGAGGAACCGGTCTACGCCTACTGCTTCGAGGAGCCGTGGTTCGACATCGGCACGCCCGAGGCGTACCTGGAGGCGGTCGCGTGGGCGCTCGGCGGCGAGAACCGCGTCGCGAGCGACGTCGACACCGACGGCTGCAGCCTCGGCGAGAACGTCCACGTCATGCCCGGCGCCACGCTGGAGGACGTCTCGCTCTCGAACACCGTCGTCTTCCCCGGGACGGACATCGCCGACGCCGACCTCTCGGACACCATCGTCGACGAACACTGCTCCATCGAGGGGAAGGAACTCCACGGCTCGCTCGTGGGGTCGTACTCGCGGTTACAGTAA
- a CDS encoding DUF373 family protein, translated as MVTLVLCIDREGSVDSATPAVGDDVVTDLVTDVGIEDPEDSRVNSLLESLKVARDLRAEGSEAVVAVVSCAGEGVDADRVLAEQVDDLVARYDPTGAVVVVDSAEDEQTVPIVESRVRVDAVDRVIVRQARDIESTYYLLKQVLGDEELRKTVLVPLGVILLAVPALLAATESVTVTVSLVAAVIGVFFLYKGLGVGDLIARTPSAVQRAFYAGRVSVVTYVVGLGLALVGGFVGVVGATRLDDPLLMTMEFAYESVPWFALGALAAATGRLLDEWLENDEVRSSFLNLPFGVVAIGFVVRGFAGFFLERATVIGSVRVPTIAVGAVTVDGFPLTPGMRLAVFVGAGLCISLLGVGVASYVSATTVEELDQGV; from the coding sequence GTGGTAACGCTGGTGCTGTGTATCGACCGCGAGGGGAGCGTCGACTCGGCCACCCCCGCGGTCGGTGACGACGTCGTGACGGACCTCGTGACGGACGTGGGTATCGAGGACCCCGAGGACAGCCGCGTGAACTCCCTGCTGGAGTCGCTGAAGGTCGCCCGCGACCTCCGCGCCGAGGGGAGCGAGGCGGTCGTCGCCGTCGTCTCCTGTGCCGGCGAGGGCGTCGACGCCGACCGCGTGCTGGCCGAACAGGTCGACGACCTGGTCGCGCGCTACGACCCCACGGGGGCCGTCGTCGTCGTCGACAGCGCCGAGGACGAACAGACGGTTCCCATCGTCGAGAGCCGCGTGCGCGTCGACGCCGTCGACCGCGTCATCGTCCGGCAGGCCCGTGACATCGAGTCGACGTACTACCTCCTGAAGCAGGTGCTCGGCGACGAGGAACTCAGGAAGACGGTGCTCGTCCCGCTGGGCGTGATACTGCTCGCCGTCCCGGCGCTGCTCGCGGCGACCGAGAGCGTCACCGTCACCGTCTCGCTCGTCGCCGCCGTCATCGGCGTGTTCTTCCTCTACAAGGGTCTCGGCGTCGGGGACCTCATCGCGCGGACGCCGTCGGCCGTCCAGCGCGCGTTCTACGCCGGGCGCGTCTCCGTCGTCACCTACGTCGTCGGCCTCGGACTGGCGCTCGTCGGCGGCTTCGTCGGCGTCGTCGGCGCCACCCGCCTCGACGACCCGCTGTTGATGACGATGGAGTTCGCCTACGAGAGCGTGCCGTGGTTCGCCCTCGGCGCGCTCGCCGCCGCCACGGGCCGCCTGCTCGACGAGTGGCTGGAGAACGACGAGGTGCGCAGTTCGTTCCTGAACCTCCCGTTCGGCGTCGTCGCCATCGGCTTCGTCGTCCGCGGGTTCGCGGGGTTCTTCCTCGAGCGCGCGACGGTCATCGGCTCGGTGCGCGTCCCCACCATCGCCGTCGGTGCCGTCACCGTCGACGGCTTCCCGCTGACCCCCGGGATGCGCCTCGCGGTGTTCGTCGGCGCCGGCCTCTGCATCAGCCTCCTCGGCGTCGGCGTCGCCTCCTACGTGAGCGCGACGACCGTCGAGGAACTCGACCAGGGGGTCTGA
- a CDS encoding sodium/calcium exchanger protein — protein MSNRFRHPLSAVALTVALTLPWVYTLATHGGHVEPGAPYSAFGTVAVAGLAVLGASFLLAWGAETAEKDVPRAFAIAVLAVLAVAPEYAVDALYAWEAGAMEGTQRGTDAANLAVANMTGANRILIGLGWSAIALFTVYRTKQSHDPAVRKREGFLRDTVSLDRDISTEITFLLAATAFAFFVPLSVESVAGGGPAGGIGLFDTAVLVGLYLLYIGIIIRGDVEEHEGQVGVPGYLQRLPRAGRVAVVLALFAYSGAMIYTAVHPFATGLETIGVENGIPEFFMIQWVAPLASESPELIVVAYLVNKARATAGFNALISSKLNQWTLLIGTLAVVYSIAAGHLGALPFDQKQVAEIWITAAQSLFALSILANFEISVREAVALLVLFVSQVAIEFVIIRTYTGATAETLSIDVLYAYTALYLVVGLWLFYRRRADLRTLLADTAITAQDAISPRGPHPEQAD, from the coding sequence ATGTCGAACCGTTTTCGTCACCCACTCAGCGCCGTCGCGCTGACCGTCGCGCTCACCCTCCCGTGGGTCTACACGTTGGCGACGCACGGCGGCCACGTCGAACCCGGGGCGCCCTACTCCGCGTTCGGAACCGTGGCGGTCGCCGGCCTCGCCGTCCTCGGTGCGTCGTTCCTCCTCGCGTGGGGCGCGGAGACCGCCGAGAAGGACGTCCCGCGCGCGTTCGCCATCGCGGTCCTCGCGGTCCTCGCCGTCGCCCCCGAGTACGCCGTCGACGCGCTCTACGCGTGGGAGGCGGGGGCGATGGAGGGAACCCAGCGCGGCACCGACGCGGCCAACCTCGCCGTCGCGAACATGACCGGCGCGAACCGCATCCTCATCGGACTGGGCTGGTCGGCCATCGCCCTCTTCACCGTCTACCGCACGAAGCAGTCCCACGACCCCGCCGTCAGGAAGCGCGAGGGGTTCCTCCGGGACACCGTCTCGCTCGACCGCGACATCAGCACCGAGATAACGTTCCTCCTCGCCGCGACGGCGTTCGCCTTCTTCGTCCCGCTCAGCGTGGAGTCGGTCGCGGGCGGCGGTCCCGCCGGCGGCATCGGCCTGTTCGACACGGCCGTCCTCGTCGGCCTCTACCTCCTCTACATCGGCATCATCATCCGCGGCGACGTCGAGGAACACGAGGGACAGGTCGGCGTCCCCGGCTACCTGCAACGCCTGCCGAGGGCCGGCCGCGTCGCCGTCGTCCTCGCGCTGTTCGCCTACTCGGGGGCCATGATCTACACCGCGGTCCACCCCTTCGCCACGGGGCTCGAGACCATCGGGGTGGAGAACGGCATCCCCGAGTTCTTCATGATACAGTGGGTCGCGCCGCTGGCCAGCGAGAGCCCGGAACTCATCGTCGTCGCCTACCTCGTCAACAAGGCGCGCGCGACGGCGGGGTTCAACGCGCTCATCTCCTCGAAGCTCAACCAGTGGACGCTCCTCATCGGGACGCTCGCCGTCGTCTACAGCATCGCGGCGGGCCACCTCGGCGCGCTCCCCTTCGACCAGAAGCAGGTCGCCGAGATATGGATCACCGCCGCCCAGAGCCTCTTCGCGCTCTCCATCCTCGCGAACTTCGAGATAAGCGTGCGCGAGGCCGTCGCCCTGCTCGTCCTCTTCGTCTCGCAGGTCGCCATCGAGTTCGTCATCATCCGGACGTACACGGGTGCGACCGCCGAGACGCTCAGCATCGACGTCCTCTACGCCTACACGGCGCTCTACCTCGTCGTCGGCCTCTGGCTGTTCTACCGGCGCCGCGCGGACCTCCGCACCCTGCTCGCCGACACCGCAATCACGGCCCAGGACGCCATCAGCCCGCGAGGTCCGCACCCCGAACAGGCCGACTGA
- a CDS encoding Rieske (2Fe-2S) protein — protein MDEEREERRIAGVDEVPADGTLLFTVREGFDTEEAILVAFDADDDGASDDADDGDGTDGAGDGRDVTAWRNFCPHWTDVRLDKGSGAAVRNGEVVCQRHGATFEKDSGHCTFGPCEGAYLDEVDVVVENGAVYLADDRYEFANLGPSGDHDRSTGGRIDF, from the coding sequence ATGGACGAGGAGCGCGAGGAGCGCCGCATCGCCGGCGTCGACGAGGTGCCCGCCGACGGGACGCTGCTGTTCACGGTGCGCGAGGGCTTCGACACGGAGGAGGCGATTCTCGTGGCGTTCGACGCGGACGACGACGGTGCGAGCGACGACGCCGACGACGGGGACGGCACTGACGGCGCTGGCGACGGCCGCGACGTCACGGCGTGGCGGAACTTCTGCCCACACTGGACCGACGTCCGTCTCGACAAGGGGAGCGGCGCTGCCGTCAGAAACGGCGAGGTGGTCTGTCAGCGCCACGGCGCCACCTTCGAGAAGGACAGCGGCCACTGCACGTTCGGCCCCTGCGAGGGGGCGTACCTCGACGAGGTCGACGTGGTGGTCGAGAACGGGGCGGTGTACCTCGCGGACGACCGCTACGAGTTCGCGAACCTCGGGCCCTCGGGCGACCACGACCGCTCGACGGGCGGTCGCATCGACTTCTGA
- a CDS encoding shikimate dehydrogenase: MQVFGLLGNPVGHSLSPPMHEAAYDELGMDARYVTFEPDPGDLPAAVEGARALGIAGLNVTIPFKRDVLDLVDPDPLAERIGAVNTVDLDAMRGYNTDAAGAVRALRDHDVSLSGRAVVVGAGGAGRAVAFGLADEGMTVTVANRTVERAEDLAAVVPGASACGLDALPDVVADAAVLVNATSVGMEEDRSPVPASALHADLAVLDAVYAPLETRLLREAAAAGATTVDGGWMLLYQGVAAFERWTGRDAPVTAMNDALRAGL, from the coding sequence ATGCAGGTGTTCGGACTGCTCGGCAACCCCGTCGGGCACTCGCTGTCGCCGCCGATGCACGAGGCGGCCTACGACGAACTGGGGATGGACGCGCGGTACGTCACCTTCGAACCCGACCCGGGGGACCTCCCGGCGGCGGTCGAGGGGGCGCGCGCCCTCGGTATCGCGGGGCTGAACGTCACCATCCCGTTCAAGCGCGACGTCCTCGACCTCGTGGACCCCGACCCGCTCGCCGAGCGCATCGGCGCGGTCAACACCGTCGACCTCGACGCGATGCGGGGGTACAACACCGACGCCGCGGGCGCGGTGCGAGCGCTGCGCGACCACGACGTGTCGCTCTCGGGCCGGGCGGTCGTCGTCGGTGCCGGCGGCGCGGGGCGCGCCGTCGCCTTCGGCCTCGCGGACGAGGGGATGACCGTCACCGTGGCGAACCGGACCGTCGAACGCGCCGAGGACCTCGCGGCGGTCGTCCCCGGCGCGTCGGCGTGCGGCCTCGACGCGCTCCCCGACGTGGTAGCGGACGCGGCCGTCCTCGTCAACGCCACCAGCGTCGGGATGGAGGAGGACCGCTCGCCGGTTCCCGCGAGCGCGCTCCACGCCGACCTCGCCGTCCTCGACGCGGTCTACGCGCCGCTCGAGACCCGCCTGCTCCGGGAGGCGGCGGCCGCCGGCGCGACGACCGTCGACGGCGGCTGGATGCTCCTCTACCAGGGCGTCGCGGCCTTCGAGCGCTGGACCGGCCGCGACGCCCCGGTCACCGCGATGAACGACGCGCTTCGAGCAGGCCTTTAA
- a CDS encoding DUF4332 domain-containing protein has translation MSLFEKIKSALGIGESSKNGAKRRSAGVTVEREPSANGTDEVDEAAAAETDAAASTGSITEEPPEGDVESAAEPAEAAGPASQSEQPSDVEPSVDEDEGDTLDEAEADTGVESPEETESEAVDEEEAAGSGTDAAASTETMVDEQEGVEPGEAAGPGDAETGDEAAEPAEAAGPVGDAPEEVRPVTRLKGIGPAYAETLEDAGVESIDDLANADAAALSEETGISEKRLQRWVDRAQER, from the coding sequence ATGAGCCTCTTCGAGAAAATCAAGTCGGCCCTCGGTATCGGGGAATCGTCGAAGAACGGTGCGAAGCGTCGCTCCGCCGGCGTGACGGTCGAACGAGAGCCGTCCGCGAACGGGACGGACGAGGTGGACGAGGCGGCGGCAGCGGAGACGGACGCGGCCGCATCGACGGGTTCCATCACCGAGGAACCCCCCGAGGGCGACGTCGAGTCGGCCGCCGAACCCGCCGAGGCCGCCGGTCCCGCCTCGCAGTCCGAACAGCCGTCCGACGTCGAACCCTCCGTCGACGAGGACGAGGGCGACACGCTCGACGAAGCCGAAGCCGACACCGGCGTCGAGTCCCCCGAGGAGACCGAGAGCGAGGCGGTCGACGAGGAGGAAGCCGCCGGGTCCGGGACAGACGCCGCCGCCTCGACCGAGACGATGGTCGACGAGCAGGAGGGCGTCGAACCCGGCGAGGCGGCCGGTCCCGGCGACGCGGAGACGGGCGACGAGGCGGCCGAACCCGCCGAGGCCGCCGGTCCGGTCGGCGACGCCCCCGAGGAGGTCCGGCCCGTCACCCGGCTGAAAGGTATCGGTCCCGCCTACGCCGAGACGCTCGAGGACGCGGGCGTCGAGTCCATCGACGACCTCGCGAACGCCGACGCGGCCGCGCTCTCCGAGGAGACGGGCATCTCCGAGAAGCGCCTCCAGCGCTGGGTCGACCGCGCCCAGGAGCGCTGA